In Daphnia magna isolate NIES linkage group LG6, ASM2063170v1.1, whole genome shotgun sequence, the following are encoded in one genomic region:
- the LOC116924867 gene encoding GTPase HRas, protein MTEYKLVVVGAGGVGKSALTIQLIQNHFVDEYDPTIEDSYRKQVVIDGETCLLDILDTAGQEEYSAMRDQYMRTGEGFLLVFAVNNAKSFEDISAYREQIKRVKDAEEVPMVLVGNKCDLPTRAVDMALAREAAKNYGIPFVETSAKTRMGVDDAFYTLVREIRKDKERRGRDKQKKPGGKLRPLKCHIL, encoded by the exons AGGGAAAAGTGCATTGACAATTCAGCTTATACAGAATCA CTTTGTTGATGAGTATGACCCTACAATAG AAGATTCATATAGGAAGCAAGTTGTAATTGATGGAGAAACATGCTTATTGGATATCCTTGATACAGCTGGCCAAGAAGAATATAG TGCCATGAGGGATCAGTACATGAGGACAGGAGAAGGGTTTTTGCTTGTATTTGCTGTCAATAATGCCAAGTCCTTTGAAGACATCAGTGCATACAGGGAGCAAATCAAAAGAGTCAAAGATGCAGAAGAAGTCCCTATGGTTT TGGTAGGCAATAAGTGTGACTTACCCACCCGCGCTGTTGACATGGCCCTAGCGAGGGAAGCAGCAAAAAATTACGGAATACCTTTCGTAGAAACCTCGGCGAAGACCCGCATGGGCGTCGATGATGCCTTCTACACTCTCGTAAGGGAAATCCGGAAAGAT AAGGAACGTCGAGGACGGGACaagcagaaaaagcctggtggTAAACTCCGTCCTCTGAAATGTCATATTCTGTAA